In the Danio rerio strain Tuebingen ecotype United States chromosome 8, GRCz12tu, whole genome shotgun sequence genome, one interval contains:
- the si:dkeyp-14d3.1 gene encoding transmembrane protein 132C isoform X2, with translation MRGRVRMLVNFTYGYLRAQLEVKVWIPKLPLHIEVSDTELSQIKGWRIPVNPNTQRSARDSEDEDDDEERRGKTCTLQYQRAMVRVLTHFVAESSEMRGQVTHMLGSDWQVDITELVWDFLKVENPRIARLREGRILEGIDRGMTSIQVLSPLSDSILAEKTVGVVDDRVTITELGLQLVSGLTLNLQLSTGSNRAISATATTQEVLSNPKQEALISAWLQFSDGSMAPLDLYNSDHFILTATSLDEDVVSVRQDAAGRWPIISARAEGQGLLVHVEMTVCEVCQKFKRRSVLAAGNCNIRVKFGRSESALRPGDYGQDGEDIDNRPGDRRQNPSLPDRTGMDNHYYGSSISDMEDGIMRRITTTTKTAIIRRPGGDKLSDDGSQLPGIPIDFSDFPAQVDLPRGNNVDEDDLQIPHGLTDLEIGMYALLGVFCLAILVFLINCISYTLKYRHKEMSIEGQESMNHAHDWVWLGNDSELLESHVSLSPQTDEHITIMDSSLGGLEEGSHLLNGGSLQKNVQGQVHRGADTATVCTGKDSKGDSPTTKRKRVKFTTFTTIPVESISPTKEKLGVDPDDDIKWVCQDVELGDSKELRNYMERLNDSALKDVA, from the exons GTCGGCACGTGACAgcgaagatgaagatgatgatgaagagcgCAGAGGAAAGACCTGTACTCTTCAGTATCAGAGGGCCATGGTGCGAGTGCTCACACACTTTGTAGCCGAATCCTCTGAAATGCGAGGTCAGGTGACACACATGCTGGGCAGTGATTGGCAGGTGGATATTACAGAGCTCGTCTGGGACTTCCTGAAAGTAGAGAATCCCCGAATTGCCAGACTGAGAGAGGGACGCATTTTGGAAGGCATAGACAGAGGAATGACCAGCATTCAG GTTCTGTCCCCGCTGTCAGACTCCATCCTGGCGGAGAAGACAGTGGGGGTTGTGGATGATCGAGTGACCATCACTGAACTGGGCCTGCAGTTGGTCAGTGGTCTCACACTCAACCTTCAGCTCAGTACAGGAAGCAACCGAGCCATCAGTGCCACAGCAACCACACAGGAAGTGCTCAGCAATCCTAAACAG gAGGCGTTGATCAGTGCTTGGCTGCAGTTCAGTGATGGCTCCATGGCTCCTCTGGATCTATACAACTCTGATCACTTCATTCTAACCGCTACCTCTCTAGATGAGGATGTAGTGTCTGTTCGGCAGGACGCTGCAGGCCGGTGGCCGATCATTTCTGCAAGAGCTGAGGGTCAAGGTCTGCTGGTGCACGTCGAAATGACGGTCTGTGAAGTATGCCAGAAATTTAAGCGCCGAAGCGTCTTGGCGGCTGGAAACTGCAATATTCGTGTAAAGTTTGGTCGCAGTGAAAGCGCCTTGAGGCCCGGAGACTACGGCCAAGATGGAGAAGACATTGACAACAGACCAGGAGACCGCAGACAGAACCCATCTCTCCCTGACAGGACTGGAATGGACAACCACTACTACGGAAGCTCCATCTCAGACATGGAGGATGGTATCATGAGACGAATCACTACCACCACCAAAACTGCAATCATAAGAAGACCCGGTGGAGACAAGCTCTCAGACGATGGAAGCCAGTTGCCTGGCATTCCCATCGACTTCTCAGACTTTCCCGCTCAAGTGGACCTTCCCCGAGGAAATAATGTGGATGAGGATGACCTTCAAATACCTCACGGACTTACTGACCTTGAAATTGGGATGTACGCTTTGTTAGGAGTCTTCTGCTTGGCCATTCTGGTCTTCCTCATCAACTGCATCTCGTACACCCTAAAGTACCGGCACAAGGAGATGTCGATCGAGGGCCAGGAGAGCATGAATCACGCACACGATTGGGTGTGGCTTGGAAATGATTCCGAACTGTTGGAGAGCCACGTGAGCCTGTCTCCACAGACTGATGAGCACATCACCATTATGGACTCCAGCTTAGGAGGCTTAGAAGAAGGGAGCCACCTTCTTAATGGCGGGTCTTTGCAGAAAAACGTTCAAGGTCAGGTGCACCGAGGAGCTGACACTGCGACAGTCTGCACCGGGAAGGACAGCAAAGGTGATTCGCCAACCACCAAAAGAAAACGAGTCAAGTTTACCACTTTCACCACCATTCCAGTAGAAAGCATCAGTCCGACTAAGGAAAAGCTGGGAGTTGATCCTGACGATGACATTAAGTGGGTATGTCAGGACGTTGAGCTTGGTGACTCCAAGGAACTACGAAATTACATGGAGCGACTAAATGACAGTGCTTTAAAGGACGTGGCGTAG